A DNA window from Hoplias malabaricus isolate fHopMal1 chromosome 5, fHopMal1.hap1, whole genome shotgun sequence contains the following coding sequences:
- the LOC136697345 gene encoding bifunctional apoptosis regulator-like — MANPHNPEDVAIELGYLDKDESLPPQEFTCPCCYQVLVDPTTLNCGHNFCRHCLAQWRLSAHKNECPECRQIWRGFPKINLSFRDLVEQHCAADVEERKKSISADPKIAQALQAFQRSEREVQHRVTYQVQWRPWLGTGSFFSGVLIALTAVTVVLLVYHWGSGDSKVELLVRKPLGLWTVEEVSVWMESLGSWASPYRETFHKHQVNGRLLNVLSEQDLLKPPYSVENELHLRAMLKEVQTVQELGFKCPQTLWEYKAVNEGKSLFLLLSMTDFPRLSILYIYFFDYYDSFLPFIHISCPSSTKSSEEGLPFRNLQETPDWKQWTEFVVKYCLLPYDLLAYFARAWLDVHYWTVWCVLLNALLLTVREASLLRNHWSRLNVRVVVILGVWQVLETLAICFFLRILWFVIPQFVWNCLFYWRLYFSPVINAFTLIQVVRPYIIRGQ; from the exons ATGGCCAACCCCCATAATCCAGAGGATGTGGCTATAGAACTTGGATATCTGGATAAGGATGAATCTCTCCCTCCTCAGGAGTTCACCTGTCCCTGCTGCTATCAGGTCCTGGTGGATCCCACCACTCTCAACTGTGGACACAACTTCTGTCGTCACTGTCTGGCTCAGTGGCGTCTGTCTGCTCACAAGAACGAGTGCCCAGAGTGCAGGCAGATCTGGAGAGGGTTCCCCAAAATCAACCTGTCATTCAG GGATTTGGTGGAGCAGCATTGTGCAGCTGATGTagaggagaggaaaaagagTATCTCAGCTGACCCCAAAATCGCCCAAGCTCTGCAGGCCTTTCAGCGCTCTGAGCGAGAGGTCCAGCACCGGGTCACTTATCAAGTTCAATGGCGTCCGTGGCTGGGAACTGGCAGCTTCTTTTCTGGAGTCCTCATCGCCCTCACCGCTGTCACA GTAGTGCTCCTGGTGTATCACTGGGGCAGCGGGGACTCGAAGGTGGAGCTGCTGGTGAGGAAGCCACTGGgtttgtggacagtggaggaagTGTCTGTGTGGATGGAGAGTCTGGGGTCATGGGCTTCTCCTTACAGAGAGACCTTCCACAAGCACCAGGTCAACGGAAG actgCTGAATGTCCTTTCAGAGCAGGATTTACTGAAGCCTCCCTACAGTGTAGAGAATGAGCTCCATCTCCGTGCCATGCTGAAAGAAGTGCAGACAGTGCAGGAGCTGGGCTTTAAATGCCCTCAGACCCTGTGGGAATACAAG GCTGTAAACGAAGGGAAGTCtctgttcctcctcctctccatgACTGACTTTCCACGTCTCTCCATCCTCTACATTTACTTCTTCGACTACTACGACTCCTTCCTTCCCTTCATTCACATCAGCTGCCCATCGTCCACAAAGAGCTCAGAGGAGGGGCTACCCTTCAGGAACCTG CAGGAGACTCCAGACTGGAAGCAGTGGACAGAGTTTGTGGTCAAGTACTGTCTCCTGCCCTATGACCTACTGGCGTACTTTGCAAGGGCTTGGCTAGACGTTCACTACTggacagtgtggtgtgtcctgttGAACGCTTTGCTGCTGACCGTGAGAGAGGCCTCTCTGCTACGAAATCACTGGAGCCGCCTTAACGTAAg GGTAGTGGTCATTCTGGGCGTCTGGCAAGTGCTGGAAACACTCGCTATTTGTTTTTTCCTGAGGATACTATGGTTTGTGATTCCCCAGTTTGTTTGGAACTGCCTCTTCTACTGGAGGCTCTACTTCTCCCCTGTCATCAACGCCTTCACTCTGATACAGGTTGTACGTCCATATATAATCCGTGGACAATAA